In Nissabacter sp. SGAir0207, the genomic stretch AGTGACGCCTATGGATATTTGCGACAAAGAGAAAATTATTTAAGCGATAACATAAACTTATGACAGTATGGTTACTACATAAGCATAATGTATGGCTTTTGTGGGTAAATTGCATACGAAATCAACGCTTGCAGTGCAACGGTGCAAAATGATACTGATTTAGCCGGCTTGCATCTGACGGGAAGTTGCAGCGCCCATCTCATTAACTATAGCCCGTATGTAACGATTAAGTACTCTTTTCACCAAATTAAAATGGGGAAAGGAGGCTTTGAGGACTTTTTCGGTATGAGAAATGTTAAAATCAGCCTCGCCTGGCAAATCCTGATTGCATTGGCATTAGGCATTATTGTTGGTGCCGTACTGCATAACCAACCTGAATCAAAAACATGGTTGGTGGATAATATTCTTAATCCGGCAGGAAGTATTTTTATCCGCCTGATTAAAATGATTGTCGTGCCTATTGTGATTGCCACTCTGGTTGTTGGTATTGCCGGCGTGGGTGACGCAAAAAAACTTGGCCGCATCGGACTGAAAACCATTATTTACTTTGAAGTGGTTACCACCATTGCCATTGTAGTGGGAATTACCCTGGCTAATGTTTTTCAACCCGGTCACGGTATCGATATGTCGACGCTCTCTGCGGTCGATATTTCCCAATATGAAAAAACCACTGAGGCAGTTGAGAGCAGTGGCCACAGTCTGGTAGGGACAATCCTGTCGCTAATTCCGTCGAACATCTTCTCTTCGATGGTAAAAGGTGACATGTTGCCGATTATCTTCTTCTCTGTGCTGTTTGGTCTGGGCCTCTCCTCCCTGCCGACAGAGACTAAAGAGCCGCTGCTGAAAGTATTTAAAGCGGTTTCGGAAACCATGTTCAAAGTGACCAACATGATCATGCGTTATGCACCGATTGGTGTATTCAGCCTGATCGCGGTGACAGTGGCAAACTTTGGCTTTGGTTCACTGCTGCCATTGGCCAAACTGATGCTGTTGGTCTATTTCGCCATTATTTTCTTTGCGCTGGTGGTGTTGGGCGGCATTGCGCGGATGTGTAACTTACGCATTATGACGCTGATCCGTATTTTGAAAGATGAGCTAATCCTCTCCTATTCTACCTCCAGTTCAGAGACTGTTCTGCCGCGTATTATTGAGAAGATGGAAGCCTATGGCGCGCCGAAAGCCATCACCAGTTTTGTGGTGCCGACCGGTTACTCCTTTAACCTTGATGGCTCGACGCTGTATCAGGCAATTGCCGCCATCTTTATTGCCCAGATGTATGGCATTGACCTGTCGCTGAGCCAGGAGATCATTCTGGTGCTGACGCTGATGGTCACCTCCAAAGGCATCGCTGGTGTACCGGGCGTCTCCTTTGTGGTGCTGCTGGCGACGCTGGGCAGCGCGGGCATTCCGCTGGAAGGTCTGGCCTTTATCGCTGGTGTTGACCGCCTGCTGGACATGGCGCGCACCGCGCTGAACGTGGTGGGCAACGCGCTGGCGGTGCTGGTGATTGCGAAGTGGGAGAACCAATTCGACAGCGCCAAAGCGGCCCGTTATGAAAAGCGCATGATGTTGCAAAAAGCGCGTGAGCTGAAACAGTCCTGATTCAGCCTCACCCAGAGAGGGAACTGCCGATGCAGTTCCCTTTTTTATTGGCCGCTGCCAGCGGCTTTTGTTGCATAACTAAAGACTTTCTTACTTGCGCCCCCCTTGGCCTTTCCGTATAACAAAACCGAAATTCCACCTGCCATATTGAATCCTATGCCGAATGCTCCCGCTTTCCCGGTCTTTGATGGCCATAACGATCTCTTGCTGAATCTCTGGCTGCACCATGATGCGCAGCCGGCCGCCGCATTTTTACAGGGGGGCATTCAGGGCCATCTCGACTTGCCGCGAATGCGTCAGGGACGTTTCGCGGGTGGCATGTTTGCGGTATTCGTACCGCCAGCTGAGCACGCTGCCAAAATAAAGCCAGCAGTGGCAGACGCCCCCCACGATCCGCTCGGCATCACTCGCCAGCAGATCGCCATCCTGCAAAAGCTGGAGACGGACTCCGCAGGGCAGGCGAAAATTTGCCGCACGGCAACTGAGATTGAGCAGTGCATGGCCGCCGGTCAGCTGGCGATGGTGCTGCATATCGAGGGAGCGGAGGCGCTGGATGATGAGCTGGCGCTGCTGGATGAGTTCTATGACGCGGGGCTGCGCAGCCTGGGGCCATTCTGGAACCTGCCGAACCGCTACGGCTTTGGCATCAACGGCACCTTCCCCGGCTCGCCGGACACGGGCGAGGGGCTGACCGCCGAGGGCATCGCGCTGTTGCGCGCCTGCAATCGCAAACGCCTGCTGATCGATCTCTCCCATATGAATGAGAAAGCCTTCTGGCAGACCGCCGCTCTTAGCGATGCGCCACTGGTGGCTACCCACTCCAATGCCCATGCGCTCTGCCAACAGCCGCGCAACCTGACGGACAAACAGCTGGCGGCCATCCGCGAAAGCGATGGGCTGGTGGGCGTCAACTTTGGCAACGCATTTTTGCGGAGCGATGGGCAACGCAGTGGAAACACCCCGATAACAGAAATCGTCAAACATATTGACTATTTGATCGCTAAACTGGGTGAAGACCGGGTCGCCTTTGGCTCGGATTTCGATGGCATCAGCGTGCCAGATGAGCTGAACGACGTTACGGGCTTGCCCCGCCTGCAACAGGCGCTGGCAGACGCTGGCTATGGCGCTGAGCTGATTGAAAAAATTTCCTGGCGCAACTGGTTGCGGGTATTGAAACGCACCTGGGGCGAGTAGGGGAGCTGACGTTGCCTGATGCTTCAGCCCGTATTAAGGGTTGATTAACTATTTACATTGGAGCAACATCAGCGCCGCGAAAATTGTTGCGGCCTGGCAGCCTGCCGGGTTGACCCGCCAACAGGTATTTATCCCTGCTGAATTTGACAACCCGCCAGTTGTTTGCCGCAATTACCTGAGCATGTGTGACATGCTTGTTTATGACACCAAGAGGATAACCCCATGTGGACTAAACCTAAATTTGTTGACCTGCGTCTCGGCCTGGAAGTGACTCTGTACATTTCCAACCGTTAATCCCCATGCCCACGGCCTGGCTGTGGGCATCTTCTCTTCTCCCTTCTCGGTCTACACATGCAGATTAAAGTTCTCGGTTCTGCGGCGGGCGGCGGCTTTCCTCAGTGGAACTGTCATTGCAGCAACTGCCAGGGCGTACGTAACGGTACGATTAACGCCTCTCCCCGCACGCAATCTTCCATCGCCGTCAGTGGCAATGGCGAAGAGTGGGTACTGTGCAACGCCTCGCCCGACATCTGCCACCAGTTGGCGGCCTCGCCGGAGCTTCATAAGAAAGGGGTACTGCGCGGCACCGGCATCGGCGCGATTATCCTGACGGACAGCCAGATCGACCACAGTGCCGGTTTGCTCAACCTGCGCGAGGGGTGCCCGCACCACGTCTGGTGCACGCCAGAGGTGCATGACGACCTGACCACCGGTTTCCCGGTCTTCACCATGCTCTCTCACTGGAACGGCGGCCTGATTCACCACCCGATTGCCCCGCAGGAGAGCTTCTCTGTCGCGGTCTGTCCGACCATCCGCTTCACCGCCATCCCGCTGCTGAGCAATGCGCCGCCCTATTCACGCTATCGCGGCAAGCCGCTGCCGGGCCACAACGTCGCGCTGTTCATTGAAGACACCGCCAACGGCACCTCGCTGCTCTATGCACCGGGCCTCGGCGAGCCAGACGACACCCTGCTGGGCTGGATGAAAAAGGCGGACTGCCTGCTGATTGATGGCACGCTCTGGCGTGACAATGAGCTGGCAGACACCGGCGTGGGGCGCAACACCGGGAAGGACATGGGCCACCTGGCGCTGGCGGAGGATCAAGGGCTGGCGGCGCTGCTGCGCAGTATGCCAGCCAAGCGCAAAATCCTCATCCATATCAACAATACCAATCCGATTCTCAATGAAGACTCAGCTGAACGCCACCTCCTGACGGAGCAAGGGGTAGAGGTCAGTTGGGACGGCATGACGATTGCGCTCTAGGAGATCACCATGAGAACAGAGACGCCGGCGCAACTGATGACGCCAGATGAGTTTGAACAGGCACTGCGCGCCAAGGGCGCGTACTACCACATCCACCACCCCTACCATATCGCCATGCACAATGGGCAGGCGACGGTGGAGCAGATCCGTGGCTGGGTGGCAAACCGCTTCTACTACCAGACCAGCATTCCGTTGAAAGATGCCGCCATCATGGCGAACTGCCCGCACCCGGAGACCCGCCGCAAATGGGTACAGCGCATCCTCGACCACGACGGCACCCAGCCGGGCGAGGGCGGCATCGAGGCCTGGCTGCGTCTGGGCGAGGCCGTGGGCCTGCAACGTGAGGCGCTGCTCTCCGAGCAGTATGTGCTGCCGGGCGTGCGCTTCGCGGTTGATGCCTACGTCAACTTTGCGCGCCGCGCCAACTGGCAGGAGGCGGCCTGTAGCTCGCTGACCGAGCTGTTCGCCCCGCAGATCCACCAGTCGCGGTTGGATAGCTGGCCGCAGCACTACACCTGGATTGAGCCAGAGGGCTACGGCTACTTCCGCAGCCGCCTGAGCCAGGCGAACCGCGACGTGGAGCATGGTTTGGCGCTGGCGCTGGAGTATTGCGATACCGTCGAGAAGCAGCAGCGTATGCTGGAGATCCTGCAATTCAAACTGGACATCCTGTGGACCATGCTGGATGCCATGACCATGGCCTACGCGCTGGGTCGCCCGCCGTACCATACTGTTACCCAGCAACCTGTCTGGCATAGCGAGAGACTCGTATGATTGAGATCAAAGAGGCAAGCACCCCGGTTTTCCGCCGTGGCTACCGCCTGCAGTTTGAGAAGGTGCAGGATTGCCACGTGATCCTCTACCCAGAGGGGATGGCCAAGCTCAATGAGAGCGCGACCGCCATTCTGGAGCTGGTGGATGGCAAGCGCACCGTTGCTGACATCATTGCCGCGCTGGACGCGCGTTTCCCTGACGCCGGGGGTGTGGGCGAAGATGTGAAGGAGTTCTTCGTCAGCGCCTATGAACAAAAGTGGATCATGTTCCGTGAGTGAAAAACCGCAGGTCAACCCGCCGCTCTGGCTGCTGGCGGAGCTGACTTATCGCTGCCCATTGCAGTGCCCCTACTGCTCCAACCCGCTCGACTTCGCCAAACAGGAGAAGGAGCTGACAACGGAGCAGTGGATCGAGGTGTTCCGTCAGGCGCGTGAGCTGGGCAGCGTCCAGCTCGGCTTCTCGGGCGGTGAGCCGCTGGTGCGCAAGGATCTGCCTGAACTGATCAAGGCCGCGCATGACATGGGGTTCTATACCAACCTCATCACCTCCGGCATCGGCCTGACGGAGAAGAAGCTGGAAGCCTTCAGCGAGGCGGGGCTGGACCATATCCAGATCAGCTTCCAGGCCAGTGACGAGACGCTGAACGCAGCGCTGGCCGGTTCGCAAAAGGCGTTCCAGCAGAAGTTGGCGATGGCCAAGGCGGTCAAGGCGCAGGGCTACCCGATGGTGCTCAACTTTGTGCTGCACCGCCATAACATCGACCAGATCGATCGCATCATTGAGCTGTGCATCGAGCTGGAGGCGGATGACGTCGAGCTGGCGACCTGCCAGTTCTACGGCTGGGCGCACCTCAACCGCGAGGGGCTGCTGCCGACGCGTGAGCAGATCGCCCGCGCCGAGGCCACCGTGCAGCGCTACCGCGCGAAGATGGCGGAGAGCGGCAATCTGGCGAACCTGCTGTTCGTCACGCCGGATTACTACGAGGAGCGCCCGAAAGGGTGCATGGGCGGCTGGGGTGCCATCTTCCTCAGCGTCACGCCGGAGGGCGACGCCCTGCCGTGCCACAGCGCGCGCCAATTGCCGGTGAAGTTCCCGTCAGTGCTGGAGCACGATCTCCACCACATCTGGTATGAATCCTTCGGCTTTAACCGCTATCGCGGCTATGACTGGATGCCGGAGCCGTGCCGCTCCTGCCCGGAAAAGGAGAAGGATTACGGCGGCTGCCGTTGCCAGGCCTACATGCTGACCGGCAATGCCGACAACGCCGATCCGGTCTGTAGCAAATCCCCGCACCACGGCCAGATTCTGGAGGCGCGGGAGAAGGCCAACTGCACCACCATGCTGATTGACCAGCTGACCTTCCGCAACCGCGCCAACTCGCAGCTGATCTTCAAGGCTGAGTGCTGATGCCGGAGGCGCGCGCGCTGATCCTGCCAAATGGCCTGCGGGTGCACTGCGTTACGCAGCCGCAGGGCGGGCGCGCCGCGGCGCTGCTGCTGGCTGATGCTGGCAGCCACGACGAGCCGGCCGAGTGGCCGGGGCTGGCGCACTTGCTGGAGCATCTGGTGTTTGCCGGCAGTGAAAGCTTTCGCGATCGGGCGCGGCTGATGGCGTGGGTGCAGGCGCAGGGCGGGCGGGTGAATGCCACGACGCTCGCGACCTCCACCGCCTACTTCTTTGAGGTCAATGCTGACCGGCTGGAAGCGGGCGTGGCGCGGCTGGTGGATATGCTGGCCGCGCCGCTGCTGACGCAAGAGGCGCAGCGCCAGGAGTGCGCCATCATTGATGCCGAATATGGCCTGCTCCAGACCCACGCCGAGACGCAGTGCGCCGCTGCCCTGAGTCTGGCGTTCCGTGGCCCAACGGCGCTGCACCGGTTTCAGGTCGGTAGCCGGGAAAGCTTTGGCGACGATGAAGATGCCCTGCAACAGGCGCTGCGCGCTTTCCACCAACGTGTCTATCGCGCCGCCAACCTGACCCTCTGGCTGCACGGCCCCCAGCCGCTCGAGATACTGGAACAGCTTGCCCGACGCTATGGCGGCCGCTTTGCCGCGGGTGAGTTGCCGCGCCCGACGCCGCCCGCACCGCCGGAACTGGCGGCCCAACCGGTCATCGATCTGCGCTGCGCCGGCACCCCACGGCTACGGCTGGGGTTCGCGCTGTCGCCAGTGTCATGGCCGGCGCTCTCCCTATTGCGCCGGCTGTTGGTGGATGAAGCCACTGGCAGCCTGTTGGCTGGCCTGCGGCAGGAGAACCTCTGTGACGAGGCGCGCCTGCTGCTGGAGTATCGCTCCGCCACTGCCGCCATTCTCTCCGTGGAGTTCAGCGGCAGCACCCTGACCCGTAGCGCGCTCCCGCGCATGGCGGCGCTGTTCCAGCGCTGGTGCCAGCGGCTCACCACCTTGACGCCTGCCCAGCGTGCGCACTATGCGCACCTGGCAGAGCAGGAGGCCGGGCGCTTGCCGCCGATGGATCAGTTGCGTGAGCAGGCATTTGGCTTCCCACTGCCCGGCAGGGTGGAGGAGGGGGAGTGGCGCGCGCTGTTGGCGCAACTGACAGACCGGCAGGGCGCCCGGCTGTGGGCGGCACCAGATAACGGTGGGCAGCAGGCCAGCGTACA encodes the following:
- the gltP gene encoding glutamate/aspartate:proton symporter GltP — its product is MRNVKISLAWQILIALALGIIVGAVLHNQPESKTWLVDNILNPAGSIFIRLIKMIVVPIVIATLVVGIAGVGDAKKLGRIGLKTIIYFEVVTTIAIVVGITLANVFQPGHGIDMSTLSAVDISQYEKTTEAVESSGHSLVGTILSLIPSNIFSSMVKGDMLPIIFFSVLFGLGLSSLPTETKEPLLKVFKAVSETMFKVTNMIMRYAPIGVFSLIAVTVANFGFGSLLPLAKLMLLVYFAIIFFALVVLGGIARMCNLRIMTLIRILKDELILSYSTSSSETVLPRIIEKMEAYGAPKAITSFVVPTGYSFNLDGSTLYQAIAAIFIAQMYGIDLSLSQEIILVLTLMVTSKGIAGVPGVSFVVLLATLGSAGIPLEGLAFIAGVDRLLDMARTALNVVGNALAVLVIAKWENQFDSAKAARYEKRMMLQKARELKQS
- a CDS encoding dipeptidase; this encodes MPNAPAFPVFDGHNDLLLNLWLHHDAQPAAAFLQGGIQGHLDLPRMRQGRFAGGMFAVFVPPAEHAAKIKPAVADAPHDPLGITRQQIAILQKLETDSAGQAKICRTATEIEQCMAAGQLAMVLHIEGAEALDDELALLDEFYDAGLRSLGPFWNLPNRYGFGINGTFPGSPDTGEGLTAEGIALLRACNRKRLLIDLSHMNEKAFWQTAALSDAPLVATHSNAHALCQQPRNLTDKQLAAIRESDGLVGVNFGNAFLRSDGQRSGNTPITEIVKHIDYLIAKLGEDRVAFGSDFDGISVPDELNDVTGLPRLQQALADAGYGAELIEKISWRNWLRVLKRTWGE
- the pqqA gene encoding pyrroloquinoline quinone precursor peptide PqqA, with the translated sequence MWTKPKFVDLRLGLEVTLYISNR
- the pqqB gene encoding pyrroloquinoline quinone biosynthesis protein PqqB, which produces MQIKVLGSAAGGGFPQWNCHCSNCQGVRNGTINASPRTQSSIAVSGNGEEWVLCNASPDICHQLAASPELHKKGVLRGTGIGAIILTDSQIDHSAGLLNLREGCPHHVWCTPEVHDDLTTGFPVFTMLSHWNGGLIHHPIAPQESFSVAVCPTIRFTAIPLLSNAPPYSRYRGKPLPGHNVALFIEDTANGTSLLYAPGLGEPDDTLLGWMKKADCLLIDGTLWRDNELADTGVGRNTGKDMGHLALAEDQGLAALLRSMPAKRKILIHINNTNPILNEDSAERHLLTEQGVEVSWDGMTIAL
- the pqqC gene encoding pyrroloquinoline-quinone synthase PqqC, giving the protein MRTETPAQLMTPDEFEQALRAKGAYYHIHHPYHIAMHNGQATVEQIRGWVANRFYYQTSIPLKDAAIMANCPHPETRRKWVQRILDHDGTQPGEGGIEAWLRLGEAVGLQREALLSEQYVLPGVRFAVDAYVNFARRANWQEAACSSLTELFAPQIHQSRLDSWPQHYTWIEPEGYGYFRSRLSQANRDVEHGLALALEYCDTVEKQQRMLEILQFKLDILWTMLDAMTMAYALGRPPYHTVTQQPVWHSERLV
- the pqqD gene encoding pyrroloquinoline quinone biosynthesis peptide chaperone PqqD gives rise to the protein MIEIKEASTPVFRRGYRLQFEKVQDCHVILYPEGMAKLNESATAILELVDGKRTVADIIAALDARFPDAGGVGEDVKEFFVSAYEQKWIMFRE
- the pqqE gene encoding pyrroloquinoline quinone biosynthesis protein PqqE, which gives rise to MNKSGSCSVSEKPQVNPPLWLLAELTYRCPLQCPYCSNPLDFAKQEKELTTEQWIEVFRQARELGSVQLGFSGGEPLVRKDLPELIKAAHDMGFYTNLITSGIGLTEKKLEAFSEAGLDHIQISFQASDETLNAALAGSQKAFQQKLAMAKAVKAQGYPMVLNFVLHRHNIDQIDRIIELCIELEADDVELATCQFYGWAHLNREGLLPTREQIARAEATVQRYRAKMAESGNLANLLFVTPDYYEERPKGCMGGWGAIFLSVTPEGDALPCHSARQLPVKFPSVLEHDLHHIWYESFGFNRYRGYDWMPEPCRSCPEKEKDYGGCRCQAYMLTGNADNADPVCSKSPHHGQILEAREKANCTTMLIDQLTFRNRANSQLIFKAEC
- the pqqF gene encoding pyrroloquinoline quinone biosynthesis protein PqqF, translated to MPEARALILPNGLRVHCVTQPQGGRAAALLLADAGSHDEPAEWPGLAHLLEHLVFAGSESFRDRARLMAWVQAQGGRVNATTLATSTAYFFEVNADRLEAGVARLVDMLAAPLLTQEAQRQECAIIDAEYGLLQTHAETQCAAALSLAFRGPTALHRFQVGSRESFGDDEDALQQALRAFHQRVYRAANLTLWLHGPQPLEILEQLARRYGGRFAAGELPRPTPPAPPELAAQPVIDLRCAGTPRLRLGFALSPVSWPALSLLRRLLVDEATGSLLAGLRQENLCDEARLLLEYRSATAAILSVEFSGSTLTRSALPRMAALFQRWCQRLTTLTPAQRAHYAHLAEQEAGRLPPMDQLREQAFGFPLPGRVEEGEWRALLAQLTDRQGARLWAAPDNGGQQASVQGFPLTLSTRPSEPLPAVAIPDWHFHPLAQPLALPALPVNAAPLPQQAASGDPVLLLRPARGHAFPDDWGHAIQRALRPLAGDLAHQGGELAFGRQQGVWALRCRAQPSLMPQALAHICARLPLSAEAVARGQQAARQEQQAWHADIPIRTLLNRLPGCLATPMDSAFPGHWQASLYGGEEPLRLTLARQLSAFPAPVNAAARIVPILPPARRIWPIATASAERALLLFCPLDDAPDAKVAGQLLAMIYEPRFFQRLRVELNIGYVVSCRFHQSADHAGILFALQSPHLTTRQLLRHCKTFLQTMTAEIAALPAAALAETQAALIDRLRQPADSLLDRAWDNWQHPAPAPALIAQCDPATLLMHHQRLCRQRTRWWILSNEWARDRALSPEAKTKKPA